One region of Glutamicibacter sp. B1 genomic DNA includes:
- a CDS encoding 3-oxoacid CoA-transferase subunit B, translating to MTDTRTTEEKLTRDDMAQLVARDIPAGAFVNLGIGQPTNVSNFLTADQQVTLHTENGMLGMGPVATGEDIDEDLINAGKIPVTELPGAAYFHHADSFAMMRGGHLDVCVLGAFQVSQAGDLANWHTGAEGAIPAVGGAMDLAIGAKATWVMMSLFTKTGESKLVETLNYPVTGLGCVSRIYTELAIFEIRDAKVFVRSVHGISFDELQARVPVELTWA from the coding sequence ATGACTGATACGCGCACCACCGAAGAAAAGCTGACCCGCGATGACATGGCGCAATTGGTAGCTCGCGATATTCCAGCCGGCGCCTTTGTGAACCTAGGCATCGGCCAGCCCACCAACGTTTCGAATTTCCTCACCGCCGACCAGCAAGTCACCCTGCACACCGAAAACGGCATGCTCGGAATGGGTCCGGTCGCCACCGGCGAGGACATCGATGAAGACTTGATCAACGCAGGCAAGATCCCAGTCACTGAACTGCCCGGAGCTGCCTACTTCCATCATGCTGACTCCTTCGCGATGATGCGTGGCGGACACCTAGATGTCTGCGTGCTCGGCGCATTCCAGGTATCCCAGGCCGGCGACTTGGCTAACTGGCACACCGGTGCCGAAGGTGCAATTCCCGCCGTGGGTGGGGCCATGGATCTGGCGATCGGCGCTAAGGCGACCTGGGTGATGATGAGCCTGTTCACCAAAACTGGTGAATCAAAACTGGTCGAAACCTTGAACTACCCGGTGACCGGGTTGGGATGCGTCTCGCGCATTTACACCGAACTAGCCATCTTTGAAATTCGCGATGCCAAGGTATTTGTTCGTTCGGTACATGGCATCAGTTTTGATGAATTGCAGGCCAGGGTGCCGGTGGAACTGACGTGGGCGTAG
- a CDS encoding IclR family transcriptional regulator domain-containing protein, which yields MVSEQATPSTSVQSLARGLAVISCFDAEHVSMTLSEVAARTELSRATARRFLLTLQELGYVRSNGKHFELTSKVLQLGYAYLSSATLPQLMEPVLEDLSAKVHESASASVLDGNEIVYVARVHTRSIMRVGISVGTRFPAVNTSMGRVLLAFGSEELREEVLAGGFESRTGLGIKTVAALRKELEKIRTQGYAVVDQELEIGLRSVAVPIFNADNDVVAAMNVSMSVHPAGEQDAHEAAQAVLPQLLQAADQVRQALISTR from the coding sequence ATGGTGAGCGAGCAGGCAACACCTTCGACGTCGGTCCAATCCCTGGCCCGAGGTTTGGCCGTCATCAGTTGCTTCGATGCGGAACATGTTTCGATGACGCTCTCCGAGGTGGCCGCGCGTACCGAATTATCGCGCGCCACCGCCCGACGCTTCTTGCTCACCCTCCAAGAACTGGGGTACGTACGCTCGAATGGCAAGCACTTTGAGCTGACTTCCAAAGTCCTGCAATTGGGGTATGCCTATCTCTCCAGCGCCACTTTGCCACAACTCATGGAACCGGTGCTTGAAGATTTATCGGCCAAGGTCCATGAATCAGCCTCCGCCTCCGTGCTTGATGGCAACGAGATTGTGTATGTAGCTCGTGTTCACACTCGTTCGATTATGCGTGTTGGAATTTCGGTGGGAACCCGATTCCCAGCGGTTAACACCTCCATGGGACGAGTGCTCTTAGCCTTCGGGTCGGAGGAACTTCGTGAAGAGGTACTCGCCGGCGGATTCGAATCCCGTACCGGACTGGGGATCAAGACCGTGGCGGCCCTGCGCAAGGAACTGGAAAAGATCCGTACGCAGGGCTACGCGGTGGTTGATCAGGAATTAGAGATTGGGCTGCGTTCGGTAGCGGTACCGATCTTTAACGCCGATAACGATGTGGTGGCCGCGATGAACGTTTCGATGAGTGTGCATCCGGCAGGCGAACAAGATGCCCACGAAGCCGCCCAAGCGGTTCTGCCGCAACTGTTGCAGGCAGCCGATCAGGTACGACAGGCCCTTATCTCCACCCGCTAA
- a CDS encoding esterase/lipase family protein, whose product MQRRIFSGLAALCLAAATLIVPVIGTSAGNTAQAETTNTASLNISPVGANNWDCTPSSKHPNPVILVHGTFETMATNWLTLSPTLKRRGYCVFALNYGLEKGLPGSADIRQSASQLSTFVDKVRAATGAAKVDLVGHSQGGMMPRWYLGHMDGAKYVEDFVAISPSNHGTQGIIVPSSTGMKLIGVVGAVACDACLDQVAGSEFLTELNSIGDTVAGPDYTVISTKYDEVVTPYRSQFLDGPKSKVTNIVLQDKCPLDLSAHISINHDPVMHRLVLNALGTDGPANPAYRPSCSI is encoded by the coding sequence ATGCAAAGACGCATTTTCTCCGGCCTGGCCGCCCTGTGCCTTGCCGCGGCTACGCTCATCGTCCCAGTCATTGGCACAAGCGCAGGAAACACCGCCCAAGCAGAAACCACGAACACTGCTTCACTGAATATCAGCCCGGTCGGCGCCAATAATTGGGACTGCACACCGAGTTCCAAACACCCCAATCCCGTGATTCTCGTCCACGGAACCTTTGAAACGATGGCCACCAACTGGCTAACGCTCTCCCCGACCCTCAAGCGCCGAGGGTACTGCGTTTTCGCACTCAACTACGGCCTTGAAAAGGGTCTTCCCGGAAGTGCCGATATCCGTCAGTCAGCAAGTCAGCTCAGTACTTTCGTAGACAAAGTACGTGCCGCAACCGGAGCAGCCAAAGTTGATCTCGTCGGACACAGCCAGGGCGGAATGATGCCACGTTGGTATCTGGGGCATATGGATGGAGCCAAGTACGTCGAGGATTTCGTCGCCATTTCCCCGTCAAACCATGGCACTCAAGGAATCATCGTTCCATCCAGTACGGGCATGAAATTGATCGGTGTTGTGGGAGCAGTCGCCTGCGATGCGTGCCTAGATCAAGTTGCTGGTAGTGAATTCTTGACCGAATTAAACTCCATCGGCGACACCGTTGCGGGGCCGGACTATACGGTCATTTCCACCAAATACGACGAGGTTGTCACCCCATACCGTTCGCAATTCCTCGATGGCCCTAAATCAAAGGTCACCAATATTGTGCTTCAGGACAAATGCCCGCTTGATCTCTCAGCACATATCTCGATCAACCATGATCCGGTGATGCATCGGCTGGTCCTCAACGCATTGGGCACCGATGGGCCGGCTAACCCGGCCTATCGCCCGTCCTGCTCCATCTAA
- a CDS encoding alpha/beta hydrolase has product MAQQLKDVRSTQWSNNPGSGAILLFLHGFGSNEHDLSSLVEPLGLSLPWASLRAPLELGNGGAAWFNIVTPGVPEVAPVEQATEIIWAWVDENLDPEIKVIPIGFSQGGLMASQLLRTRPERVAATTILGGFVLGSNQSGDEIIAAQRPAVFWGRGQQDQVIAPVAIERTSNFLPQHSTLTERIYPGLAHGINAEELLDVRTHVISQLNIAE; this is encoded by the coding sequence ATGGCTCAGCAGCTTAAGGATGTGCGCAGCACGCAATGGAGCAACAATCCAGGCTCGGGGGCGATTCTGCTCTTTCTGCACGGCTTCGGCTCCAATGAACATGATCTCAGCTCCCTTGTCGAGCCATTGGGGCTGTCGCTACCCTGGGCTTCGCTCCGCGCGCCATTGGAATTAGGGAACGGTGGCGCTGCATGGTTCAACATCGTGACCCCAGGTGTTCCTGAAGTGGCACCGGTGGAGCAGGCGACGGAGATTATTTGGGCGTGGGTCGATGAAAATCTTGACCCCGAAATCAAGGTCATCCCCATCGGCTTCTCGCAGGGAGGCTTGATGGCAAGCCAGCTGCTACGAACGCGTCCCGAACGCGTTGCCGCCACCACGATCCTTGGTGGTTTTGTTTTGGGCTCGAATCAGTCGGGCGACGAAATTATCGCTGCACAGCGTCCTGCTGTTTTCTGGGGCCGAGGACAACAAGACCAAGTTATCGCCCCGGTCGCTATCGAACGAACCAGTAATTTCTTGCCGCAGCACTCCACCCTGACCGAGCGGATCTACCCGGGCCTAGCTCACGGCATCAACGCCGAAGAGCTCTTAGACGTGCGAACGCACGTGATAAGCCAGTTGAATATCGCAGAATAA
- a CDS encoding ABC transporter permease — translation MTATDTITPSTPTAKHSNSEPSKPNTPKPAPKGWGKLARTMLIPFFLCAIMGLFYLGAFHQPSPHNVQVAVVGDSAATKVFAQSLQDESDGALNVRTVENKDVAQQLVADREIVAAYESTEDSATLYASSAASETSVNIAQKVFMNVAYKQGQPFHVQDVVPAGEHDSTGQGLFFLLVALSIGGYASAVPLAGFMGKVKLPVRFAMAAVAAAVIATIAVLVSGPIYQIIDNHFTSIWLISWVYAASIIMLGMGLHPMLRHWTTPVLTMCFVALNFTSSGGIFQPAMQPGFFGALNTFWNGAGWLHAVQTLVYFPDQSIGMDLLRLILWLIPGIALMCATHAWSVHKTRLANENAKIEEVERTVAA, via the coding sequence ATGACTGCCACCGACACCATCACCCCCAGTACCCCCACCGCCAAACACTCCAACTCGGAACCGTCGAAGCCGAACACCCCAAAGCCCGCACCAAAAGGGTGGGGAAAGCTGGCACGAACCATGCTGATCCCCTTCTTCCTCTGTGCCATCATGGGCCTGTTCTACCTCGGCGCTTTCCATCAGCCGAGCCCACACAACGTACAAGTAGCTGTGGTTGGCGATTCGGCGGCGACCAAGGTTTTTGCGCAGAGTTTGCAAGATGAATCTGACGGCGCACTGAACGTGCGCACCGTTGAGAACAAAGATGTAGCCCAGCAGTTAGTCGCGGATCGCGAAATCGTCGCCGCTTATGAATCAACCGAAGATTCAGCAACGCTCTACGCATCCAGTGCGGCGTCGGAAACCTCGGTAAATATCGCCCAAAAAGTCTTCATGAACGTGGCCTACAAGCAAGGTCAGCCATTCCATGTACAGGACGTAGTGCCAGCTGGAGAACATGACAGCACCGGGCAGGGCCTGTTCTTCTTGCTTGTCGCATTGAGCATCGGCGGTTACGCCAGCGCCGTCCCCTTAGCCGGGTTCATGGGTAAGGTGAAGCTTCCAGTGCGTTTTGCCATGGCAGCAGTTGCTGCAGCAGTGATTGCGACAATCGCAGTTCTCGTCTCGGGTCCGATTTATCAGATTATCGACAATCACTTCACCAGCATTTGGCTAATCTCGTGGGTCTACGCAGCATCAATCATCATGCTTGGCATGGGCTTGCACCCGATGCTTCGTCACTGGACCACCCCGGTGTTGACCATGTGCTTTGTCGCCTTGAACTTCACTAGTTCCGGTGGCATTTTCCAGCCCGCAATGCAGCCAGGGTTCTTTGGTGCTCTCAATACTTTCTGGAACGGCGCCGGCTGGTTGCATGCCGTACAGACCTTGGTCTACTTCCCCGACCAGAGCATCGGCATGGATCTACTTAGACTCATTCTTTGGCTGATCCCAGGCATCGCCCTGATGTGCGCAACTCACGCATGGAGTGTTCATAAGACCCGCCTTGCCAACGAGAATGCAAAAATTGAAGAAGTAGAACGGACAGTGGCCGCCTAA
- a CDS encoding MarR family winged helix-turn-helix transcriptional regulator, protein MSRKQREADIESVYHHIQMITRRANSRARQLAEPLSMVEHSLLRFIADTPGTRATDIAEAFSLNRSTVSRQVGTLLDLGYAVYDDSEAGRGRVLELTKLGQERLDASAAVHRAAVIERLEGWSKDQISDFALALERYNKADNDL, encoded by the coding sequence ATGAGCAGGAAACAGCGCGAAGCGGACATTGAATCCGTCTATCACCATATTCAGATGATCACCCGACGGGCCAACTCGCGCGCACGACAATTGGCTGAGCCTCTGAGCATGGTGGAGCATTCATTGCTGCGGTTTATCGCCGATACCCCCGGCACACGTGCTACCGACATCGCCGAAGCCTTCTCGCTGAACCGCTCAACTGTCTCTCGGCAAGTGGGGACGTTGCTGGACTTGGGCTACGCGGTCTACGACGATTCCGAAGCGGGACGAGGTCGCGTTCTAGAACTAACCAAACTTGGTCAGGAGCGCCTTGATGCATCGGCTGCTGTACACCGCGCTGCGGTGATTGAACGCTTGGAAGGATGGAGCAAGGACCAAATTAGCGACTTCGCCTTGGCGCTAGAACGGTACAACAAGGCAGACAACGATCTGTAG
- a CDS encoding DUF1653 domain-containing protein, with translation MSVEPGIYQHFKGQRYEVLAVGKHSETEEPLVFYRKLYDDYSFWARPLEMFTEHVERDGYSGPRFAKVA, from the coding sequence ATGAGCGTCGAACCCGGAATCTACCAACACTTCAAAGGACAGCGCTATGAAGTGCTGGCCGTGGGCAAACACAGCGAAACCGAAGAGCCCTTGGTCTTCTACCGCAAGCTCTATGATGACTACAGCTTCTGGGCCCGACCGCTGGAAATGTTTACCGAGCACGTCGAGCGCGATGGTTATAGCGGGCCGAGGTTCGCGAAGGTGGCTTAG
- a CDS encoding MogA/MoaB family molybdenum cofactor biosynthesis protein — translation MKTNRLASVVVASTSAAAGTAEDKTGPLISRWLVERDFQVTAPVVVADGQPVHDAVKKLLNSGARVVIVTGGTGVSPDDQSPEMVQPLLDVQLPGIIEAIRRRGEASTPLAIITRGVAGFAGETFVITLPGSTGGVKDGLAVLDTVLEHLLTQRSGGSGHGPR, via the coding sequence GTGAAGACTAATCGTTTAGCCAGCGTCGTGGTTGCTTCAACCAGCGCTGCTGCAGGCACTGCCGAGGACAAAACTGGCCCATTGATCAGCCGGTGGCTGGTTGAGCGGGACTTCCAGGTGACTGCGCCTGTGGTGGTGGCCGACGGACAACCGGTGCACGACGCGGTCAAAAAACTGCTCAATTCCGGGGCACGCGTGGTGATCGTGACCGGTGGCACCGGGGTTTCCCCTGATGATCAGTCCCCCGAGATGGTTCAGCCGCTCTTGGATGTCCAGCTTCCGGGAATCATCGAGGCCATTCGTCGTCGCGGCGAAGCGTCCACGCCATTGGCCATCATCACCCGAGGGGTTGCTGGCTTTGCCGGTGAGACTTTTGTGATCACCCTGCCCGGTTCAACCGGTGGGGTTAAGGACGGGCTGGCCGTGTTGGATACCGTCTTGGAACACTTACTCACGCAACGAAGCGGTGGCTCCGGCCACGGACCACGCTAA
- the moaC gene encoding cyclic pyranopterin monophosphate synthase MoaC: MSEKLTHLREDGSAHMVDVSDKAVTKRVATAEAIFATREDVIPMLMTGNLPKGEALGTARVAGIMAAKRTWELVPLCHPLPISKVSIDFETQDAAVRVIAQVTTKGVTGVEMEALTAASVAALTLYDMVKAVDKHAEVRSVKVLAKSGGKSGDWVRED; encoded by the coding sequence ATGTCTGAAAAACTTACTCATCTGCGTGAAGATGGCAGCGCCCACATGGTCGATGTCAGCGACAAGGCAGTGACCAAGCGTGTTGCTACCGCTGAAGCCATCTTTGCCACCCGTGAAGATGTTATTCCGATGCTGATGACCGGTAACCTGCCCAAGGGTGAAGCTTTGGGCACCGCCCGAGTCGCGGGCATTATGGCAGCCAAACGCACCTGGGAACTGGTACCGCTATGCCACCCATTGCCGATCTCCAAGGTGTCCATCGACTTTGAGACCCAAGACGCTGCGGTGCGCGTCATCGCGCAGGTGACCACCAAGGGCGTAACCGGGGTGGAGATGGAAGCCTTGACGGCTGCGAGTGTGGCCGCGTTGACCCTGTATGACATGGTCAAGGCCGTGGATAAGCACGCCGAAGTGCGTTCGGTGAAGGTCCTAGCGAAGTCTGGTGGCAAGAGTGGCGACTGGGTTCGTGAAGACTAA
- a CDS encoding molybdopterin molybdotransferase MoeA, which yields MTCTLENHRTELVALLSPVFASLGSEVLPAGSVEASNRILSQDLYAQLPIPAFTNSQMDGYAARSADLAEATPGSPICLPLGFTAAAGDPQITLAEGTVSPVMTGAMIPAGADTVIPVEESVAGSFPDLVRAHQGEPHGSAEFTAPSEPGRFIRTAGIDLEAGALVAKAGTRLTPTMIAALVSSGLREVPVRRALKVAVCTTGDELSDDQRSQGQIPDSNSPMLTSWLHQYQIQVRTLQLPDDPARFALAIDALQEQVDLILTVGGISAGAYEVVSQALSPLGGTFHHVAIQPGGPQGFAQLSQAAVLCFPGNPVSALLSAELFLAPLLRQFNALPEPAPKSYPLAGDVTSPEHKHQVRRGVIKDGAVEILGPGSHLVHDLARADALVHIPIGVSKLSAGQQIETWSMNV from the coding sequence ATGACCTGCACCCTAGAAAACCACCGCACCGAACTTGTTGCGCTGCTGTCCCCGGTCTTTGCCTCCCTTGGCAGTGAAGTACTGCCCGCTGGCAGTGTCGAGGCCAGTAATCGGATCCTCAGTCAGGACCTGTACGCGCAGTTACCGATCCCTGCCTTCACCAATTCGCAGATGGATGGCTACGCCGCACGCAGCGCGGATCTGGCTGAAGCAACCCCCGGATCGCCGATCTGTCTGCCGCTGGGATTCACCGCGGCCGCGGGCGACCCACAAATCACCTTGGCCGAGGGTACCGTCAGCCCGGTGATGACCGGCGCCATGATCCCTGCGGGGGCCGACACCGTGATCCCCGTCGAAGAATCGGTGGCGGGCAGCTTCCCTGACCTGGTTCGGGCTCATCAAGGTGAACCACATGGGTCTGCCGAATTCACCGCACCTAGCGAACCGGGCCGGTTCATACGAACCGCCGGCATTGATCTTGAAGCTGGCGCGCTGGTGGCCAAGGCCGGAACCCGGCTCACCCCCACCATGATCGCCGCCCTGGTATCCAGTGGCCTGCGTGAAGTTCCGGTCCGTCGCGCCTTGAAGGTGGCGGTGTGCACCACCGGTGATGAGCTCAGTGACGACCAGCGCTCGCAGGGCCAAATCCCGGATTCGAACTCCCCCATGCTCACCTCTTGGTTGCACCAGTACCAAATTCAGGTGCGCACCCTACAACTGCCCGATGATCCCGCGCGCTTTGCCCTGGCGATTGATGCACTGCAGGAACAAGTGGACCTGATCTTGACGGTGGGCGGTATCAGCGCCGGAGCCTACGAGGTCGTGAGCCAGGCGCTCTCACCCTTGGGTGGCACCTTTCACCATGTGGCGATCCAACCCGGTGGCCCACAGGGTTTCGCCCAACTGTCCCAGGCGGCCGTCCTGTGCTTCCCCGGCAACCCGGTCAGCGCACTCTTATCGGCAGAGCTGTTTTTAGCTCCGCTGCTTCGCCAGTTCAACGCCTTGCCAGAACCGGCGCCAAAGTCCTACCCGCTGGCTGGCGATGTCACTTCGCCCGAGCACAAGCATCAGGTACGCCGCGGCGTAATCAAGGATGGTGCTGTCGAAATCTTAGGCCCGGGATCGCACCTGGTCCACGACTTAGCCCGCGCCGACGCTTTGGTCCACATCCCGATCGGCGTCAGTAAGCTCAGCGCTGGGCAGCAAATTGAAACTTGGAGCATGAATGTCTGA
- a CDS encoding MoaD/ThiS family protein, with the protein MSKITIRYFAAAAAAAGCEQESWERPPTLAALRSELIDSYGPEMAQVLRAGSFLINGVVRRDAGELGPEENLTVDVLPPFAGG; encoded by the coding sequence ATGTCGAAGATTACGATACGCTACTTCGCTGCCGCGGCGGCAGCGGCGGGCTGCGAGCAGGAGAGCTGGGAACGCCCACCAACGCTCGCGGCGCTACGTAGCGAACTGATCGATTCCTATGGGCCAGAAATGGCGCAGGTCTTGCGTGCGGGTAGCTTCCTGATCAACGGTGTGGTGCGCCGTGATGCCGGCGAACTGGGTCCGGAGGAAAATCTCACCGTGGATGTTCTACCACCATTTGCTGGCGGATAA
- a CDS encoding ThiF family adenylyltransferase yields MKSERDFPALVAPGPALSQDQAARAARQLTLPGFDDTAQRRLAAARVLVIGAGGLGSASVPYMVGAGVGTIGIVDDDVVELSNLHRQITHTTANIGLAKTTSLAQAAAALDPNVRIIEHNLRLDSSNALEIFANYDLVIDGSDNFPTRYLSNDAAQLSGIPLIWGSILQHHGQVSVAWHEYGPGYRDLFPVPPAPGTVPDCAAGGVLPGLCGTIGSLLATEALKLIAGIGDPLVGKVLIYDALAASTRTLEFARDPHSTQVTELIDYVLFCSGSLPEAQGISAKSLAELLTAPDAPVLLDVRNADERAQQHIAGSLHLPLPELEAAIDSGAELDQIPEKVIVYCARGPRSQRAASLLANRGITTKYLEGGLPALADVAAQLLAEPAPTEGARA; encoded by the coding sequence ATGAAAAGCGAACGCGACTTTCCCGCACTGGTAGCCCCCGGGCCGGCACTGAGCCAGGACCAGGCTGCACGAGCCGCGCGCCAACTGACCCTGCCCGGATTTGATGACACCGCACAGCGCAGACTTGCCGCAGCCCGGGTTCTGGTCATCGGTGCCGGAGGACTAGGCAGCGCCAGCGTTCCCTATATGGTCGGAGCCGGGGTAGGCACCATCGGCATCGTCGACGATGACGTTGTGGAACTCTCCAACCTGCATCGCCAAATCACGCACACCACCGCCAATATCGGGCTGGCTAAGACCACCTCACTGGCTCAAGCGGCCGCCGCGTTGGATCCTAACGTGCGCATCATCGAGCACAACCTGCGCCTGGATTCTTCCAATGCGCTAGAGATCTTTGCGAATTATGACTTGGTCATTGACGGTAGTGACAACTTCCCGACGCGCTACCTGTCCAATGATGCTGCCCAGCTTTCGGGCATTCCGCTGATTTGGGGCTCCATTCTGCAGCACCACGGACAAGTGTCGGTGGCTTGGCACGAGTACGGTCCGGGCTACCGCGACCTCTTTCCGGTGCCGCCTGCCCCGGGCACCGTTCCGGACTGTGCTGCTGGGGGAGTCCTGCCCGGATTATGTGGCACGATCGGCTCGCTCTTGGCCACCGAGGCGCTGAAGCTGATCGCGGGAATCGGCGATCCGCTGGTGGGCAAGGTGCTAATCTACGATGCGCTAGCTGCCAGCACTCGAACCCTCGAGTTTGCCCGGGATCCGCACAGCACGCAAGTCACCGAGCTCATTGACTACGTCCTTTTCTGCTCCGGTTCATTGCCCGAGGCCCAAGGCATCAGCGCCAAGTCGCTCGCCGAATTACTCACTGCCCCCGATGCTCCGGTCCTGTTGGATGTGCGTAATGCTGATGAACGCGCGCAGCAGCACATTGCCGGTTCCTTGCATCTGCCACTTCCTGAGCTGGAAGCCGCCATTGATTCCGGCGCAGAACTGGATCAGATCCCTGAGAAAGTGATTGTTTACTGCGCCCGAGGCCCACGCTCGCAACGCGCAGCTTCCTTGCTTGCCAATCGAGGCATCACCACGAAGTATCTTGAAGGCGGACTTCCCGCACTGGCTGACGTGGCTGCACAGTTACTGGCCGAACCCGCACCCACCGAAGGAGCCCGAGCATGA
- a CDS encoding molybdenum cofactor biosynthesis protein MoaE yields MSYALITEEPIDEAAVRNAVQSDTAGAVVLFHGIIRNHDGGQSVNSLDYSHHPQAQDFLEKIIAEEEERTGLKLSAVHRVGPLKIGDAALVAASAAAHRKEAFDAIENLVERIKAEVPIWKKQHFSSGSSEWVGL; encoded by the coding sequence ATGAGCTACGCGCTAATCACCGAAGAACCTATCGACGAGGCTGCGGTCCGCAACGCTGTACAGTCCGACACCGCCGGTGCTGTGGTGCTCTTCCACGGGATCATTCGCAACCACGATGGCGGGCAATCGGTCAACTCCTTGGACTACTCCCACCACCCGCAGGCACAAGATTTCCTTGAGAAGATCATCGCTGAGGAAGAAGAACGCACTGGGCTCAAGCTCTCCGCCGTGCACCGTGTGGGTCCGTTGAAAATTGGTGATGCCGCGCTGGTGGCGGCTTCGGCGGCCGCACACCGTAAGGAAGCGTTCGACGCCATCGAAAATCTGGTGGAACGCATCAAGGCCGAGGTTCCGATCTGGAAGAAACAGCACTTCAGTTCCGGCAGTTCCGAATGGGTTGGGTTATAG
- a CDS encoding HNH endonuclease, whose amino-acid sequence MERLKKQQKVENAMALQNQKSQHVIRRGIPDDVKLLIMHRDGGKCCHCGSNTELQYDHIIPLSRGGSSNPENLQLLCGPCNRSKGANLTVRRLD is encoded by the coding sequence ATGGAGCGACTTAAGAAACAACAAAAAGTCGAAAATGCCATGGCCCTCCAAAATCAAAAGTCTCAGCACGTTATACGACGAGGCATTCCTGACGACGTTAAATTACTAATAATGCATCGCGATGGAGGTAAATGCTGCCATTGTGGTTCTAACACTGAGCTCCAATACGACCACATCATTCCCCTATCTCGTGGAGGAAGTAGCAATCCCGAGAACTTGCAGTTACTGTGCGGACCGTGCAACAGATCAAAAGGCGCAAATCTGACAGTAAGAAGATTGGATTAG
- a CDS encoding helix-turn-helix transcriptional regulator: MSTSTRFLRLLSLLQTHRYWSGDELAERLDVSLRTVRRDIDRLRDLGYPVQADRGVGGGYQLASGTALPPLVLDDDEAVALVVALQSTVHGGSSALAEAALIAMGKVVPVLPARLRKRAQALTASTVPLNSSSSAPDPVDPAVLVTFAQACRDHERIAFDYKDAKGVLSSRRVEPVQLVNVGNRYYLVAFDLDRDDWRSFRVDRAQNPSPRALRFTPRAIPGGDAAGFVRAGLRGSGQPDVSARVQASAKELEPLIGRWFQIEAIDTDSCLVLTENTDLRWAAFGLAMSQARVSDVQPRELRELLDSWIANLD; the protein is encoded by the coding sequence ATGAGTACTAGCACCCGATTTTTGCGTTTACTCTCGCTCTTACAGACCCATCGATACTGGTCCGGAGATGAGCTCGCCGAACGTTTGGATGTCAGCCTGCGCACGGTTCGCCGCGACATCGACCGACTGCGCGACTTGGGCTATCCGGTACAGGCCGATCGTGGCGTGGGTGGCGGTTATCAATTAGCTTCGGGAACCGCTTTGCCTCCCCTAGTACTCGACGATGACGAAGCCGTGGCATTAGTGGTGGCCTTGCAATCCACAGTGCACGGCGGGTCTTCCGCGCTGGCCGAGGCGGCCTTGATCGCCATGGGGAAAGTGGTGCCGGTACTACCTGCGAGGTTGCGAAAGCGGGCGCAAGCATTAACCGCGAGCACCGTTCCGCTCAATTCTTCGTCCTCCGCACCAGATCCGGTGGATCCGGCGGTGTTGGTGACCTTTGCCCAGGCGTGCCGAGATCACGAGCGGATCGCTTTCGACTACAAGGATGCCAAGGGGGTTCTCAGCTCACGACGGGTCGAACCGGTGCAACTAGTAAATGTGGGCAACCGCTACTATCTGGTGGCCTTTGATCTTGATCGGGATGATTGGCGCAGCTTCCGGGTGGACCGGGCGCAGAATCCTTCGCCGCGGGCATTGCGGTTCACACCGCGGGCGATACCAGGTGGGGACGCCGCCGGCTTCGTGCGCGCAGGGTTGCGCGGAAGCGGACAACCGGATGTGAGCGCGCGAGTGCAGGCCAGTGCCAAGGAGTTGGAGCCATTAATTGGACGCTGGTTTCAGATCGAAGCAATCGATACCGACAGCTGCCTGGTGCTTACCGAAAATACCGACCTGCGTTGGGCCGCTTTCGGTCTAGCCATGAGCCAAGCCAGGGTCAGCGACGTTCAACCTCGCGAGCTGAGAGAGCTTCTGGATTCGTGGATAGCAAACCTCGACTGA